The nucleotide window TCCCGTATTCAACGATCTTGCGGTCCAGGGTCTTGCGCGAAATTCCCAGGATCTCCGCACTGCGGCTTTTGTGGAAACCGGTCTGGCGGAGCACCGTCTCGATATGCCGGCGCTCCACCTCCTCCAGGGCCACCAGCGCATCGGGTGCCGGAGGCGGGGCGTGCTCCCGACGCTCCCTTTCCAGGGGGAGCAGCGAAGCGGAGATGGTGCCGTTCCTGGCCAGTATGACTGCCCGCTCCATGACGTTTTCCAGCTCGCGGACATTACCGGGCCAGTCGTAGCGCAGTAGTGCGCCCAGGGCGTCATCGTCGATGCCGCGCACATCCTTTTTCATCCTGCGGGTGGCGATATCCAGAAAATGCCGTGCCAGCGGTTCGATGTCCTCGCGCCGTTCCCGCAGCGGGGGCAGGTTGATGGAAATGACGTTCAGACGGTAGTAGAGATCCTCCCGGAAGCGCCCGGCCTGGACCTCGGTCATCAGGTCCTTGTTGGTGGCAGCCACGAAGCGGACATCCGCCTTGCGGGGACGGGTGGAGCCTACGGCAATGAAATCCTTTTCCTGGATCACCCGCAGCAGTTTGGCCTGCACCGCCGGGCTGACGTCACCGATCTCGTCCAGAAAGAGCGTGCCTCCGTCGGCCTCCTCCACCAGCCCCTTCTGGTTGATGACCGCACCGGTGAAGGCGCCCCGCACATGTCCGAACAGCTGACTTTCCAGCAGGGTGTCCGACAGGGCGGCGCAGTTGAGCGATACGAACGGCTTGCCCCGGCGCGGGCTGTTGCGGTGCAGGGCATTGGCGATCAGCTCCTTGCCGGTGCCCGATTCCCCCATGATCAGGGTGTTGACGTCGCTCTCCGCCACCTGCAGGGTCAGGTCGTAGACCTCCCGGAAAGCGGTGCTTTGGAAAACGATCGAATCAGACCGCCCGGTGCCGCGCTGCAGTTCCTCGCGCAACTGACGATTCTCGCATGCGAGCCGGCGGTGGTCCAGCAGACGTTTCAGTACACCCAGCAGTTTCTCGCGGGGAAAGGGCTTCATGATGTAGTCGTAGGCCCCCAGCTTGATGGCCTGAACCGCGTCGTCGATGGTGCCGTGGGCGGTCATGATCACTACCGGCAGGTCGTGAAAGCGCTTGTGTACCTGTTCGAGCACCTGCAGGCCGTCCATGTCGGGCATGCGCACATCCAGCAGGATTGTGTCACATTCCCGCCGGTCCGCCGCACCGAGCCGGGCCAGCAGATCGGTCCCTCGGCTGAAGGTTTCCACCCGGTAGCCGGCCACGCTCAGCAGCTTGTCCAGGTAGCGCAGGATATCGGTTTCATCGTCACAGACATAGATCGTGGGCACGGATTGTCTCCTCTCGACCGGAGCCTGATCGGAATAAAGGGTCCGGTGGTGTATACGGGACAAAACGATACAGTGTCGGACAAAAAGTATCAAGCACTGTTTGTCATGTGGTCGGCTTCTTCCAAAAAAAATGGGCCGATACAGTCTTACCGGATATTCAGGCCTGCGCTGCCGTCTGTCTCACGGGCAGGGTAACCGTGAAGCGGGAACCATGGCCCGGCTCGCTCTGCACGCCGATTTCTCCGCCGTGATTCCTGACGATGCCGTACGAGACGGAGAGGCCCAGGCCGGTGCCGGTCTGCTTGGTGGTGAAGAAGGGGGTGAAGATGTCCCTGATCCGTTCCTGCGGTATGCCCGTTCCCGTATCCTCGATTTCGAGCCGGCAGAACCCCGGCTGGCGGTCCGGCCCGGTCCGGACGGTCAGGGTGCCACCCTGTTCCATGGACTGCAGGCCGTTCACGATCAGGTTGGTGAACACCTGCCGCAACTGGTTCTCATCGCCGTCGATCTCCGTGGTGCCATGGGGAGGAAATTCTCGCCGGAGTTCGATCCCTTCCAGCGGCACCTGGTGCCGCACCTGCCGCAGGATGTCGTCCAGAACCGGCTCGATCTCCACCCGTTTCACGCTCTTGCACTTCCGGCGGGCAAAGGAGAGCAGGTTGCCGACGATCTCCTTGACCCGCACCACCTGCCGGGCGATGATCTCCGCCTCTTCGCGGTTAGGGTGCCCCGGTGGCAGCTCCATCAGCAATACCTCCGAATTGCCCCGGATGATCGCCATGGGGTTGTTGATCTCGTGGGCCACGCCGGCTGCCAGCTCCCCCACGGCGGCAAGTTTCTCGGCCCTGACCAGCTCTTCCCTGGCCTTTGTCAGGAGCCGGTTCTTCTCCTCCAGTTCCGCGGTCCGTTCCCTGACCTTTCGCTCCAGTTCATTGCTGAACTCCCTGATCTCCGCCTCCCGCCGGATG belongs to Geobacter sp. SVR and includes:
- a CDS encoding sigma-54 dependent transcriptional regulator, which produces MPTIYVCDDETDILRYLDKLLSVAGYRVETFSRGTDLLARLGAADRRECDTILLDVRMPDMDGLQVLEQVHKRFHDLPVVIMTAHGTIDDAVQAIKLGAYDYIMKPFPREKLLGVLKRLLDHRRLACENRQLREELQRGTGRSDSIVFQSTAFREVYDLTLQVAESDVNTLIMGESGTGKELIANALHRNSPRRGKPFVSLNCAALSDTLLESQLFGHVRGAFTGAVINQKGLVEEADGGTLFLDEIGDVSPAVQAKLLRVIQEKDFIAVGSTRPRKADVRFVAATNKDLMTEVQAGRFREDLYYRLNVISINLPPLRERREDIEPLARHFLDIATRRMKKDVRGIDDDALGALLRYDWPGNVRELENVMERAVILARNGTISASLLPLERERREHAPPPAPDALVALEEVERRHIETVLRQTGFHKSRSAEILGISRKTLDRKIVEYGMGDERGA